Proteins found in one Planctomycetes bacterium MalM25 genomic segment:
- a CDS encoding LysM domain/BON superfamily protein yields MNEFNKLLTSLLLLGAGFFAASFIGPPEVVDRLSWYLSSPASEDPQGLRPMPFGTPVTDETGWPERPAPEAVASAPRPAPPTERPSRPTAAVSAMIAPASWPGERANDPGPAAPAQAGSVAPPPLDDDWLNASTFDRQESHSPATLRAASPAAAAPARPLTPIERTPHTVAKEPTVWPELRSPLAEPAPSAPAPSAPASLDNSPYGARPSFDASASTSAFPPLTPNREAAPGSSLAPVQRQPVATTYTQHVVTDGDTLPTIAERYLGDSARAQELFELNRDRLDHPDVLPIGMVLRAPERRAALPVEAPASHAFPPREPAGAFTTVAAHEEPGAYARPATHAVARPVTPLHAAEEPPLTESQRLGPADPLYHHEVSWDENRW; encoded by the coding sequence GTGAACGAATTCAACAAGCTGCTGACTTCTCTCTTGCTGCTGGGCGCCGGCTTCTTCGCCGCCTCGTTCATCGGTCCGCCCGAGGTGGTGGATCGGCTCTCCTGGTACCTGAGCTCCCCCGCGAGCGAAGACCCTCAGGGCCTGCGGCCGATGCCGTTCGGCACGCCGGTGACCGACGAAACGGGCTGGCCCGAGCGCCCCGCGCCCGAGGCGGTCGCTTCGGCGCCCCGCCCCGCCCCGCCGACGGAGCGCCCGTCACGCCCGACCGCGGCCGTGTCGGCGATGATCGCGCCGGCCTCCTGGCCGGGTGAGCGGGCGAACGACCCGGGCCCCGCCGCACCGGCTCAAGCCGGCTCGGTCGCCCCGCCCCCGCTCGACGACGACTGGCTGAACGCCTCGACCTTCGATCGCCAAGAGAGCCACTCGCCCGCAACGCTGCGTGCCGCTTCGCCCGCCGCGGCGGCGCCCGCCCGGCCGCTCACGCCGATCGAACGCACCCCGCACACGGTCGCCAAGGAGCCGACGGTCTGGCCCGAGCTGCGTTCGCCGCTCGCCGAGCCCGCGCCGTCCGCACCTGCGCCGTCCGCGCCCGCCTCGCTCGACAACAGCCCGTACGGCGCCCGCCCGAGTTTCGACGCGTCGGCCTCAACGAGTGCTTTCCCTCCCCTCACGCCGAATCGCGAAGCCGCCCCAGGTTCGTCGCTGGCGCCGGTCCAGCGGCAGCCGGTCGCCACCACCTACACGCAGCACGTGGTGACCGACGGCGACACGCTCCCCACGATCGCCGAGCGTTACTTGGGCGACAGCGCACGGGCGCAGGAGCTGTTCGAGCTAAACCGCGACCGGCTCGATCACCCGGACGTGCTGCCGATCGGCATGGTGCTCCGCGCCCCCGAACGCCGGGCAGCGCTTCCGGTCGAAGCGCCGGCGAGCCACGCCTTCCCGCCGCGCGAACCGGCGGGGGCGTTCACGACCGTAGCCGCTCACGAGGAGCCGGGCGCCTACGCCCGCCCCGCCACCCACGCCGTCGCCCGACCGGTGACCCCGCTCCACGCGGCCGAGGAGCCCCCGCTCACCGAGAGCCAACGCCTCGGCCCCGCGGACCCGCTCTATCACCACGAAGTGAGCTGGGACGAGAACCGCTGGTGA
- a CDS encoding ABC-2 family transporter protein, whose amino-acid sequence MPIGPVFRHEMLSAGRKRRNFWAVVLVGLAMLGLLTLGYTVVSEANRIARYTTGGDSSQLSIAGVARLTSTFYVMFAWATMIGVLLITPVVTAGAIATERERRTIEYLFATDLSNSEIVFDKLLARLLVVAKMVLATLPVLAIFRLLGGVPGKLLLYHFAMLASTATLTAAIALTVGVWCQRARDAASRAIAAVFLWMISLPLLFALQAYLDWLGYGWAAWIGDHLLLPAISFLAQVHPVVALTRSVGVGGTVLGVDMDPTAIGKMIGYQLLVAAGFLLLSVVMVRRVHLNAASTPGQRKEQASGAPSTRSPYERRPMLWKEMFAASVAKKETFRAVWARRLGVGLLLLAVFGTLLTMLWQAYLGAFEVDFTGFMGVASAMTVTCGSILVLMMGARAAGLVTNERERDTWLSLLTTPLTAADIVNAKVLGNFYAFRWAIGGVVLIPLLGVLLDPIALFPALATLATVACSGWAASAIGIAFSLRMKSSIKAVGGAVLLLLGIGALYTPLAIAFVSLSGAPAESVMLLVLPPSVPFLYMIPINAIAFGLGPEREWLLAAYFAGLLFYGFLGFAVTMSSVSTLDRVCGRGSTENDWSASPG is encoded by the coding sequence ATGCCCATCGGTCCCGTCTTCCGCCACGAGATGCTCTCCGCCGGGCGGAAGCGTCGGAACTTCTGGGCGGTTGTCTTGGTCGGCTTGGCGATGCTCGGCCTGCTGACCCTCGGGTACACGGTTGTCAGCGAAGCGAACCGCATCGCGCGGTACACCACGGGCGGGGACAGCTCGCAGCTGTCGATCGCGGGTGTCGCGCGGCTCACGTCGACCTTCTACGTCATGTTCGCCTGGGCGACGATGATCGGCGTGCTGCTGATCACGCCGGTGGTCACCGCGGGGGCGATCGCCACCGAGCGCGAGCGGCGGACAATCGAGTACCTCTTCGCGACCGACCTGTCGAACTCGGAGATCGTCTTCGACAAGCTGCTCGCACGCCTGCTGGTGGTCGCCAAGATGGTGCTCGCCACGCTGCCGGTATTGGCCATCTTCCGCCTGCTGGGCGGCGTGCCGGGCAAGCTCTTGCTCTATCACTTCGCGATGCTCGCCAGCACCGCCACACTCACCGCGGCGATCGCCCTGACGGTCGGCGTCTGGTGCCAGCGCGCCCGCGACGCGGCGAGCCGGGCGATCGCCGCCGTGTTCCTGTGGATGATCTCTCTGCCGCTCCTGTTCGCCCTGCAGGCTTACCTGGACTGGCTGGGCTACGGATGGGCGGCCTGGATCGGGGATCATCTCTTGCTGCCGGCGATCTCGTTCCTGGCCCAGGTCCACCCGGTCGTGGCGTTGACCCGTTCGGTTGGCGTTGGGGGGACCGTGCTCGGCGTGGACATGGACCCGACGGCGATTGGCAAGATGATCGGCTATCAGCTGCTCGTCGCGGCCGGCTTCTTGCTGCTGAGCGTGGTGATGGTCCGCCGGGTGCATCTCAACGCGGCCTCGACGCCGGGCCAGCGGAAAGAGCAGGCGTCCGGCGCGCCGTCGACACGCTCGCCGTACGAGCGGCGGCCGATGCTCTGGAAGGAGATGTTCGCCGCCTCGGTGGCGAAGAAGGAGACCTTCCGCGCCGTTTGGGCCAGGCGGCTCGGGGTCGGCTTGCTGCTGCTGGCGGTGTTCGGCACGCTCCTGACGATGCTGTGGCAAGCCTACCTGGGCGCCTTCGAAGTCGACTTCACCGGCTTCATGGGCGTCGCGTCCGCCATGACGGTCACCTGCGGTTCGATCCTGGTGCTGATGATGGGCGCACGGGCGGCGGGCTTGGTGACCAACGAGCGGGAACGCGACACCTGGCTGTCGCTGCTCACCACGCCCCTCACCGCCGCCGACATCGTCAACGCCAAGGTGCTGGGGAACTTCTACGCCTTCCGCTGGGCGATCGGGGGCGTCGTGCTGATCCCGTTGCTCGGCGTGCTGCTCGATCCGATCGCTCTGTTCCCCGCCCTGGCGACCCTCGCCACGGTCGCTTGCTCCGGGTGGGCCGCCTCGGCGATCGGGATCGCCTTCTCGCTGAGGATGAAGAGCTCGATCAAGGCGGTCGGTGGCGCCGTCCTGCTGCTGTTGGGCATCGGTGCGCTCTACACCCCTTTGGCGATCGCGTTCGTGTCGCTTTCGGGGGCGCCCGCCGAGTCGGTGATGCTGCTGGTGCTGCCGCCGAGCGTGCCCTTCCTGTACATGATCCCGATCAACGCGATCGCATTCGGACTCGGTCCGGAGCGAGAGTGGTTGCTCGCGGCCTATTTCGCCGGCCTGCTGTTCTACGGCTTCCTCGGCTTCGCCGTGACGATGAGCAGCGTCTCGACACTCGACCGGGTCTGCGGGCGCGGTTCGACCGAGAACGACTGGTCCGCCTCGCCGGGCTAG
- a CDS encoding SMI1 / KNR4 family protein encodes MAFAVDVQWVRAAEEKLGCRFPASYVVRLCRNNGGAVDVGDDCFDLYPVFDQSDRERLKRTCNDVVRETKQAADWPDWPDAAVAIGSNGTGDRLVMLRVEDKFEHLQHAVYWWDHETGDCQLVADDFSDLTDA; translated from the coding sequence ATGGCTTTCGCAGTCGATGTGCAGTGGGTGCGTGCCGCGGAGGAGAAGCTCGGGTGTCGTTTCCCAGCTTCGTACGTCGTTCGTTTGTGTCGGAACAATGGCGGGGCGGTGGATGTGGGCGATGATTGCTTCGATCTTTACCCGGTCTTTGATCAGTCTGATCGCGAACGATTGAAGCGGACCTGCAACGATGTGGTCCGCGAGACAAAGCAAGCCGCGGACTGGCCCGACTGGCCCGACGCCGCGGTCGCCATCGGGTCTAACGGAACAGGCGACCGACTCGTGATGCTTCGGGTGGAAGACAAATTTGAGCACTTACAACACGCGGTCTACTGGTGGGACCACGAGACGGGCGATTGTCAGTTGGTGGCGGATGACTTCAGTGATCTAACTGACGCGTAG
- the cysE gene encoding Serine acetyltransferase, whose amino-acid sequence MATDPRVKDADLPRLTERLVATYDRVSTLHHLDHCPLPKYCDVVSAVQDLMEILYPGYRQREGLHRANVAYYVGDLLDRLHDKLTKQIGRALRHEAVRDGVVGDCESAEDYEALGQAKTMLFLDRLPELRETLATDVQAAYDGDPACKGPDEVIFCYPGLEAVTVQRLAHLLYELNIPFIPRMMTEWAHCRTGIDIHPGATIGPCFFIDHGTGVVIGETCVIGSHVKLYQGVTLGALSFPKDDSGELVRDTKRHPTIEDRVVVYANATILGGDTIVGHDSVIGSSVWLTKSVDPSSTIVIEKPKLRVRNEDKAATA is encoded by the coding sequence ATGGCCACCGACCCCCGCGTCAAAGACGCCGACCTGCCCCGCCTGACCGAACGCCTCGTCGCCACGTACGACCGCGTCAGCACGCTGCACCACCTCGACCACTGCCCGCTGCCCAAGTACTGCGACGTCGTCTCGGCGGTGCAGGACCTGATGGAGATCCTCTACCCCGGCTACCGCCAGCGGGAGGGGCTGCACCGGGCGAACGTGGCGTACTACGTCGGCGACCTGCTCGACCGGCTGCACGACAAGCTGACCAAGCAGATCGGCCGCGCGCTGCGGCACGAGGCCGTGCGGGACGGCGTCGTCGGCGACTGCGAGTCGGCCGAGGATTACGAGGCGCTCGGCCAAGCGAAGACGATGCTCTTCCTCGACCGGCTGCCCGAGCTGCGCGAGACCCTCGCCACCGACGTGCAGGCCGCCTACGACGGCGACCCGGCGTGCAAGGGGCCGGACGAGGTCATCTTCTGCTACCCCGGGCTCGAAGCGGTCACCGTCCAGCGCCTGGCGCACCTGCTGTACGAGCTGAACATCCCGTTCATCCCGCGGATGATGACCGAGTGGGCGCACTGCCGCACCGGCATCGACATCCACCCGGGCGCGACGATCGGGCCGTGCTTCTTCATCGACCACGGCACGGGCGTGGTGATCGGCGAGACGTGCGTCATCGGCTCGCATGTGAAGCTCTACCAGGGCGTCACGCTCGGCGCACTCTCCTTCCCGAAGGACGACAGCGGCGAGCTGGTCCGCGACACGAAGCGGCACCCGACGATCGAGGACCGCGTGGTCGTCTACGCCAACGCCACGATCCTGGGCGGCGACACGATCGTCGGCCACGACTCGGTGATCGGCTCGAGCGTCTGGCTCACGAAGAGCGTCGATCCGAGCTCGACGATCGTGATCGAGAAGCCGAAGCTCCGCGTCCGCAACGAGGATAAAGCGGCCACCGCTTGA
- the trpE gene encoding Anthranilate synthase component 1 — protein sequence MAKTADRAPVWRRLVSDSLTPVSAYHRLEATGDSPVSCLFESVIGGEKVGRYSFLATDPYLLLEARGTQVTRTEFKAGGPESSEQEVENPLETLRAEVGKVQVARPEGLPPFVGGAIGYAGYDTVRYVEKLPNAPTDDRELPDLAFGFFDHLLVFDNVDKTMTVLVLAKTGEGADVRAAYNEACGRVDELVRRVSTPADELAPADIDTSGGVTLPFESNFTQAGFESAVKKCVEYIRAGDIFQVVLSQRLETAYEAAPFELYRTLRVVNPSPFMFHVKMPGCTLVGSSPEIMVRVTDGHTTVRPLAGTRPRGKDEAEDEALAEELLADPKERAEHVMLVDLGRNDIGRVAQYGSVELSDVMVIERYSHVMHITSNVTGQLTDDKDAFDALAACLPAGTVSGAPKVRAMEIIDELEPHRRGPYAGAVGYLDFAGDMDTCIALRTVVLSGGKAYVQAGAGIVADSSPTAEYQETLNKARGLLKALEITKQRLGG from the coding sequence TTGGCGAAAACGGCGGATCGCGCCCCCGTGTGGCGGCGGCTGGTGAGCGATTCGCTGACACCCGTCTCGGCTTACCACCGGCTGGAGGCCACGGGCGACAGCCCGGTCTCATGCTTGTTTGAGAGCGTCATCGGCGGCGAGAAGGTCGGACGCTACAGCTTCCTGGCCACCGACCCCTACCTGCTGCTAGAAGCCCGTGGCACGCAAGTCACGCGGACCGAGTTTAAGGCGGGCGGGCCCGAGTCGTCCGAGCAGGAGGTCGAGAACCCGCTCGAAACGCTCCGCGCCGAGGTCGGCAAGGTGCAAGTCGCCCGGCCCGAGGGGCTCCCGCCATTTGTCGGCGGCGCGATCGGCTACGCGGGGTACGACACGGTTCGGTACGTCGAGAAGCTGCCCAACGCGCCGACCGATGACCGCGAGCTGCCCGACCTGGCGTTCGGTTTCTTTGATCACCTGCTGGTCTTCGACAACGTCGATAAAACCATGACGGTGCTCGTCCTCGCGAAGACCGGCGAGGGGGCCGACGTGCGGGCCGCTTACAACGAAGCGTGCGGGCGCGTCGATGAGCTGGTCCGGCGCGTCTCGACCCCCGCGGACGAGTTGGCGCCCGCGGACATCGACACGTCGGGCGGCGTCACGTTGCCCTTCGAATCGAACTTCACCCAAGCGGGCTTCGAATCGGCAGTGAAGAAGTGCGTCGAGTACATCCGCGCCGGCGACATCTTCCAGGTGGTCCTCAGCCAACGCCTCGAGACGGCCTACGAAGCCGCGCCGTTCGAGCTGTACCGTACGCTGCGCGTGGTGAACCCGAGCCCCTTCATGTTTCACGTGAAGATGCCCGGCTGCACGCTGGTGGGGAGCTCGCCCGAGATCATGGTCCGCGTCACCGACGGCCACACGACTGTCCGGCCCCTCGCCGGCACGCGCCCACGCGGCAAGGACGAAGCGGAGGACGAGGCCCTCGCCGAGGAGCTGCTCGCCGACCCGAAGGAGCGGGCGGAGCACGTGATGCTGGTCGACCTGGGCCGCAACGACATCGGCCGCGTCGCGCAGTACGGCTCCGTGGAGCTCTCGGACGTGATGGTCATCGAGCGGTACAGCCACGTGATGCACATCACCTCGAACGTGACGGGTCAACTGACCGACGACAAGGACGCCTTCGACGCGTTGGCCGCCTGCCTGCCCGCGGGGACGGTGAGCGGCGCCCCGAAGGTCCGCGCGATGGAGATCATCGACGAGCTGGAGCCCCACCGCCGCGGCCCCTACGCCGGCGCCGTCGGCTACCTCGACTTCGCCGGCGATATGGACACCTGCATCGCCCTGCGGACGGTCGTCCTCAGCGGCGGCAAGGCGTACGTCCAGGCCGGGGCGGGCATCGTTGCCGACAGCTCGCCGACCGCCGAGTACCAGGAGACGCTCAACAAGGCCCGCGGCCTGCTCAAGGCGCTCGAGATCACGAAGCAGAGGCTAGGGGGATAG
- a CDS encoding UvrB/uvrC motif protein — MQCQKCDKPATFHITDLVDGEPKEVHLCEVCAKDFLSPLAEEADQVVPEMAGLLAQQLAIGQTAEELAELDQRVCPVCGISFLEFRKQGRLGCPHDYVHFAKELEPLLVNIHGETQHVGKTPARGGGNAEQQTQLIRLRREMKEAVAKEEYERASELRDEIKEIEGAS; from the coding sequence ATGCAGTGCCAGAAGTGCGACAAGCCGGCCACGTTCCACATCACCGACCTGGTCGATGGGGAGCCGAAGGAGGTCCACCTGTGCGAGGTCTGCGCCAAGGATTTCCTGTCGCCCCTCGCCGAGGAGGCCGACCAGGTCGTCCCCGAGATGGCCGGCTTGCTCGCCCAGCAGCTGGCGATCGGCCAGACCGCCGAGGAGCTGGCGGAGCTCGACCAACGGGTCTGCCCCGTCTGCGGGATCAGCTTCCTCGAGTTCCGCAAGCAGGGCCGCCTCGGCTGCCCACACGACTACGTCCACTTCGCCAAGGAACTGGAACCTTTGCTGGTGAACATCCACGGCGAGACGCAGCACGTCGGCAAAACCCCGGCCCGCGGCGGCGGCAACGCCGAACAGCAGACTCAGCTGATCCGCCTCCGCCGCGAGATGAAGGAGGCGGTCGCGAAGGAAGAGTACGAACGGGCCTCCGAGCTGCGCGACGAGATTAAGGAGATCGAAGGCGCGAGTTAG
- a CDS encoding Protein arginine kinase: MPLDLESMANHCGEWLRASGPESDIVISSRVRLARNLTDFPFIARTTEADREQIEQILHARIDALRAAGKLPSAKPENELHYVDVGGLEEVDRQFLVERQLISREHADADGARAVVIDGGERFSVMINEEDHLRIQVMHSGLDLEAAWKEINEIDDLLEEQVTYAWNDRLGYLTACPTNVGTGIRVSVMLHLPALVITRQIDKVFRSLQKINLAVRGLYGEGSQAMGDFYQISNQVTLGMTEEELLAKVADVVPVLLEYERQARDFLIKESQETLHDRVSRAFGILRTAQTISSEETLHLLSSVRMGVNLGLIGDVEIPTVNKLFVHTQPAHLQKLAGMELDQSDRNIERASYLRRHLNAGKAEPGDN; this comes from the coding sequence ATGCCTCTCGACCTCGAATCGATGGCCAACCACTGCGGGGAATGGCTCCGCGCTTCGGGCCCCGAGTCGGACATCGTCATCAGCAGCCGGGTGCGGCTCGCGCGCAACCTGACCGACTTCCCCTTCATCGCCCGCACCACCGAGGCGGACCGGGAGCAGATCGAGCAGATCCTGCACGCGCGGATCGACGCGCTGCGCGCCGCGGGCAAGCTCCCCTCGGCGAAGCCAGAGAACGAGCTGCACTACGTCGACGTGGGCGGCCTGGAGGAGGTCGATCGGCAGTTCCTGGTTGAGCGCCAGCTCATCAGCCGCGAGCACGCCGACGCCGACGGCGCCCGAGCGGTCGTCATCGACGGGGGCGAGCGGTTCAGCGTGATGATCAACGAGGAGGACCACCTCCGCATCCAAGTGATGCACTCGGGCCTCGACCTCGAAGCGGCCTGGAAAGAGATCAACGAGATCGACGACCTGCTCGAGGAGCAAGTCACCTACGCCTGGAACGACCGCCTCGGGTACCTGACCGCCTGCCCGACGAACGTCGGCACCGGCATCCGCGTGAGCGTCATGCTCCACCTGCCGGCGCTGGTCATCACCCGCCAGATCGACAAGGTCTTCCGCAGCCTGCAGAAGATCAACCTCGCCGTCCGCGGCCTGTACGGCGAGGGCTCGCAGGCGATGGGCGACTTCTATCAGATCTCGAACCAGGTCACCCTCGGCATGACCGAGGAGGAGCTGCTGGCGAAGGTCGCTGATGTCGTCCCCGTGCTGCTGGAGTACGAACGCCAGGCTCGCGACTTCCTGATCAAGGAGAGCCAGGAGACGCTACACGACCGCGTGAGCCGCGCCTTCGGCATCCTCCGCACCGCCCAGACGATCAGCAGCGAGGAGACCCTCCACCTGCTCTCCAGCGTCCGCATGGGCGTGAACCTCGGCCTCATCGGCGACGTCGAGATCCCGACGGTCAACAAGCTGTTCGTCCACACCCAGCCCGCCCACCTGCAGAAGCTGGCCGGCATGGAACTCGACCAGTCCGACCGCAACATCGAACGGGCGAGCTACCTGCGGCGGCACCTGAACGCGGGCAAGGCGGAGCCGGGCGACAACTGA
- a CDS encoding Uracil DNA glycosylase superfamily protein has product MSLATKASAAAKKLAKAVDALAFAEPVTHVYNPLAYAWKPHRAYLERLNPEGVRVLFLGMNPGPWGMAQTGVPFGEVAAARDWIGIEEPVKHPADEHPKRPIEGFACGRSEVSGRRLWGLFAERFGTADAFFAEHFVANYCPLVFMTETGKNFTPDKLPAAEREPLDAACDAHLAELLRITRPEWAVGVGKYAEKCLNRVVDAAGIETSVTTVLHPSPASPAANRGWAEAATRQLAEGGVW; this is encoded by the coding sequence TTGTCACTCGCAACCAAGGCTAGCGCAGCCGCAAAGAAGCTGGCGAAGGCGGTCGACGCCCTCGCGTTCGCCGAGCCGGTGACGCACGTCTACAATCCGCTCGCCTACGCTTGGAAGCCGCACCGGGCGTACCTGGAGCGGCTTAATCCTGAGGGCGTTCGCGTCCTCTTCCTGGGCATGAACCCGGGGCCGTGGGGCATGGCGCAGACGGGCGTGCCGTTCGGCGAGGTGGCGGCCGCGCGCGACTGGATCGGGATCGAGGAGCCCGTGAAACACCCCGCAGACGAGCACCCCAAACGCCCCATCGAGGGCTTTGCGTGCGGCCGGAGCGAGGTCTCGGGCCGGCGGCTGTGGGGGCTGTTCGCCGAGCGCTTCGGCACGGCCGACGCCTTCTTCGCGGAGCACTTCGTGGCGAACTACTGCCCGCTGGTCTTCATGACCGAGACCGGCAAGAACTTCACTCCGGACAAGCTCCCCGCCGCCGAGCGCGAGCCGCTCGACGCCGCGTGCGACGCGCACCTGGCGGAGCTGCTGCGGATCACCCGGCCCGAATGGGCGGTGGGCGTCGGCAAGTACGCCGAGAAATGCCTGAACCGCGTCGTCGATGCTGCGGGCATCGAGACGAGCGTCACCACTGTCCTGCACCCCAGCCCCGCCAGCCCCGCCGCCAACCGCGGCTGGGCGGAGGCGGCGACCCGGCAGCTGGCCGAGGGGGGCGTGTGGTAA
- a CDS encoding Polyphosphate kinase 2 (PPK2), with amino-acid sequence MPKPVTFDHDKKIKLKDVDPREVRGDWDKESAYEQIAKNTESSRELAYRLYAENKRALLLVLQGMDTAGKDGTIRTVMTGINPQSFQITPFKQPSNEELDHGFLWRVHRAVPRRGNIGIFNRSHYEDVLVVRVHDLVPKSEWETRYQRINDFEELLTEANVKIVKCFLHVSKEEQRERLQARLDNPDKRWKFSKADLSERKLWDDYQDAYETALNRCNTKHAPWHIIPSDRKWYRNLVVSSLVKSTLEEMDPQIPECEAGLDGIVVE; translated from the coding sequence ATGCCCAAGCCCGTCACCTTCGATCACGATAAGAAGATCAAGCTCAAGGACGTCGATCCGCGTGAGGTCCGCGGCGACTGGGACAAGGAGTCCGCCTACGAGCAGATCGCGAAGAACACCGAAAGCTCCCGCGAGCTCGCCTATCGGCTGTACGCGGAAAACAAGCGGGCGCTCTTACTGGTGCTACAGGGCATGGACACCGCGGGCAAGGACGGCACGATCCGCACCGTGATGACCGGCATCAACCCGCAGAGCTTCCAGATCACGCCATTCAAGCAGCCGAGCAACGAGGAACTCGACCACGGTTTCCTATGGCGTGTCCACCGCGCCGTGCCGCGACGGGGGAACATCGGGATCTTCAACCGGAGCCACTACGAGGACGTGTTGGTCGTGCGGGTCCACGACTTGGTGCCAAAGTCGGAGTGGGAGACCCGCTACCAGCGGATCAACGACTTCGAGGAGCTACTGACCGAAGCGAACGTGAAGATCGTGAAGTGCTTCCTCCACGTCAGCAAGGAGGAGCAACGCGAGCGTTTGCAAGCGCGGCTCGACAACCCGGACAAGCGTTGGAAGTTCAGCAAGGCGGACCTCTCCGAGCGGAAGCTCTGGGACGACTACCAGGACGCCTACGAGACGGCGCTCAACCGCTGCAACACGAAGCACGCGCCGTGGCACATCATCCCGTCGGACCGCAAGTGGTACCGCAACCTCGTGGTGAGCTCGCTCGTCAAGTCGACGCTCGAGGAGATGGACCCTCAGATCCCCGAGTGCGAAGCGGGGCTGGATGGCATCGTCGTTGAGTAA
- the bdlA_2 gene encoding Biofilm dispersion protein BdlA has protein sequence MESQPLPLMNNDPPAERGSTAEIASFVADLSGAMTAAISEINDINANTQLLALNARIEAARAGQSGAAFSIVAEEMQSLGAKTSVVANDMASKTSRSIDELLEVIGSSVRGTRLSDLALTNIDLVDRNLYERTCDVRWWATDSSLVEALESPTPENLEYASQRMGVILGAYTVYFDLVLCDRDGQIVANGRPDLYDSVGESAAHSDWFRRARDSRSGDDYGFETAHRSSLVNDQSVLVYSCGVRRGGESDGAVLGALGILFDWEGLAQTIVENVPVAPSEREATRCVFCDDEGRVLADSWGKQLEDQIALPEQSRLFADPKGFEMIELDGERHCVAHAQAPGFETYSTGWHSLLIQAVSD, from the coding sequence ATGGAATCCCAGCCCCTGCCCCTGATGAACAACGACCCCCCCGCCGAACGCGGCAGCACCGCCGAGATCGCCTCGTTTGTCGCCGACCTGAGCGGCGCCATGACCGCCGCGATCAGTGAGATCAACGACATCAACGCGAACACCCAACTGCTGGCGCTCAACGCCCGTATCGAAGCGGCCCGCGCCGGCCAGAGCGGAGCGGCCTTCAGCATCGTCGCCGAAGAGATGCAGTCGCTCGGAGCCAAGACCAGCGTCGTGGCGAACGACATGGCGAGCAAGACGAGCCGCTCGATCGACGAACTGCTCGAGGTCATCGGGTCGAGCGTCCGCGGCACCCGGCTCTCCGACCTGGCGCTCACGAACATCGACTTGGTCGATCGGAACCTCTACGAACGGACGTGCGACGTCCGCTGGTGGGCGACCGACAGCAGCCTGGTCGAGGCGCTCGAATCCCCCACGCCCGAGAACCTCGAGTACGCCTCGCAGCGGATGGGCGTGATCCTCGGGGCTTACACGGTCTACTTCGATCTGGTCCTGTGCGACCGCGACGGCCAGATCGTCGCCAACGGGCGGCCCGACCTGTACGACTCGGTCGGGGAATCGGCGGCCCACTCGGATTGGTTCCGTCGGGCGCGCGACAGCCGCTCGGGCGATGACTACGGCTTCGAGACCGCCCATCGCTCGTCCCTCGTCAATGATCAGAGCGTGCTGGTCTACTCTTGCGGCGTCCGCCGTGGTGGCGAGTCGGACGGCGCGGTGCTCGGCGCCCTGGGCATCCTTTTCGATTGGGAGGGGCTAGCACAGACTATCGTCGAGAACGTGCCGGTCGCCCCGAGCGAGCGTGAGGCGACGCGCTGCGTCTTCTGCGACGACGAAGGCCGCGTCCTCGCGGACTCGTGGGGCAAGCAGCTCGAGGACCAGATCGCCCTGCCGGAACAGAGCAGGCTCTTCGCCGACCCGAAGGGCTTTGAGATGATCGAGCTGGACGGCGAACGCCACTGTGTCGCCCACGCCCAAGCGCCCGGGTTCGAGACTTACAGCACCGGCTGGCACTCCCTGCTGATCCAAGCGGTCAGCGATTGA